In one window of Qipengyuania profundimaris DNA:
- a CDS encoding lysozyme yields the protein MTGTNRQNQDIRKRSPKLEQLLQELNSPLDQSGWQKRPSTQNPGEPENSSNPVKRLLSKRRHRSDLKRARRAAQKAFGVKPRHSARRHATMMLTAGAVGLTAFTGPQLSGTKQKAPVAATSVDADGVEVRKPAALLKTSEDFKQALIQEEGVRYTVYRDVAGYPTVGVGHLVEPEDNLRVGDTISENRAMAFLTADLAEAERGVRKLVGSLPLYQHEFDALVDLVYNVGIGNVSPERSPRLNAAIDAGDYDEVASQLDYTHAGGAVARGLEFRSERRAAIFAEADYEDPREIGSSSANA from the coding sequence ATGACAGGGACCAACAGACAAAACCAAGATATCCGAAAGAGATCGCCGAAACTTGAGCAACTTCTCCAAGAGCTGAACAGTCCGCTCGATCAGAGCGGCTGGCAGAAGCGGCCCTCAACGCAAAATCCCGGTGAACCCGAGAATTCCAGCAATCCGGTCAAGCGATTGCTGTCCAAACGTCGGCACCGCAGCGATCTGAAGCGTGCCAGACGCGCAGCGCAAAAGGCGTTCGGCGTCAAGCCGCGCCATTCCGCGCGTCGACATGCTACAATGATGCTTACCGCAGGAGCGGTCGGACTAACCGCGTTTACCGGACCACAGCTGTCGGGTACCAAGCAAAAAGCGCCTGTCGCCGCAACGTCGGTCGATGCAGACGGTGTAGAGGTTCGGAAGCCTGCTGCACTTCTCAAGACAAGCGAGGATTTCAAGCAAGCCCTAATTCAGGAAGAGGGCGTGCGATATACAGTCTACCGCGATGTCGCAGGTTATCCTACCGTAGGGGTCGGACACCTGGTCGAGCCTGAAGATAATCTGCGCGTTGGCGACACGATCAGCGAAAATCGCGCCATGGCATTTCTTACGGCGGATCTCGCAGAAGCGGAGCGCGGCGTGCGCAAGCTCGTCGGGTCCCTCCCGCTCTATCAGCATGAATTCGATGCCCTCGTGGATCTCGTCTATAATGTCGGCATCGGCAACGTCTCACCGGAACGAAGCCCGAGACTGAATGCGGCGATCGATGCCGGAGATTATGATGAGGTAGCATCGCAGTTGGACTACACTCATGCCGGCGGTGCTGTCGCGAGAGGCTTGGAATTTCGGTCTGAGCGGCGTGCTGCGATCTTTGCGGAAGCCGATTACGAAGATCCGCGTGAGATCGGCAGTTCGAGCGCCAACGCCTGA
- a CDS encoding calcium-binding protein: MPTPTQWLNNFQVNTGPAATGFQYAPQIIGLSNGNFLVVWSESSDGTIATANGLDIVGKIYDADGNVVRDSFQLNSNQIDEEYDFDIVATNDGGFALVYLDDDVDFDSQNIIYERYDANGDSTVFRAVATEGVADRSHSNPEVTFNHVTGEAVVTFTDVEAGDIDIRAVTIDSSNVVSAEYDAAQNSPDNDTSGEVAVLANGNYVTVYQETDSPNVGIEAHIFNSAGSVISNIQVTSTGFNPHVATLANGNFVVSWEDGGVINYAIRTASGGSVTTGTVATGSDFVNESRIVALPDGGFVITWDNDTDSTLEAQAFFSNGVADGSAFVVAGNEPTTPDISVTGDGRILFTWVELDSGGEIFASVWDPRDGAIDASDYDQGLANFVDTEVIYGYSTTGSTINGDADSNSIFGFAGNDIIDSGGGVNIVRARAGNDTIYSSGDGEYYGGSGDDLIYAGLTFASEVLDGGDGIDTVDTTTWDGDYVFDMGTGDTNYGGESFVNFENAVMGIGNDDVTGTFVDNSIVGNAGNDTLDGRAGNDFLDGGAGNDTLIGGNGTDTLLGGNDNDLLIGNFGSDTLNGGTGDDRIFAGFGDDVLIGGDGRDILRGGSGTDTLLGGQGTDEMRGGLGNDTLSGGLGIDFLYGGGDNDTLFGEESDDTLYGDAGADSLDGGDGDDSLFGGTGNDFLDGGAGSDLMRGGDGVDTLTGGFGADNLGGGIGDDSLFGGDGNDLLLGDNGADLMRGGAGADRLRGGFGADNIGGGTGTDTLTGGGGADLFFFGDATHLNSTFALTDTITDFSQSDGDTISLTGIDANTTAGGNQAFSFVGESAFSGTAGELRYAQAGGQTVVEMDRDGDGVADLYLTLDGLVDLTAADFVL; this comes from the coding sequence ATGCCTACACCTACCCAATGGCTCAACAATTTCCAGGTCAACACCGGCCCGGCAGCAACTGGCTTTCAGTATGCCCCACAGATTATCGGGCTGAGCAACGGCAATTTTCTAGTCGTTTGGTCGGAAAGCTCCGACGGCACGATCGCGACAGCCAACGGGCTCGACATCGTCGGCAAAATCTACGATGCCGATGGCAACGTCGTGCGCGACAGCTTTCAACTGAACAGCAACCAGATCGACGAAGAATACGATTTCGACATCGTAGCAACCAACGATGGTGGTTTTGCACTGGTTTATCTGGACGATGACGTCGATTTCGACTCACAGAATATTATTTACGAGCGGTATGACGCGAATGGAGATTCCACCGTTTTCCGCGCCGTAGCAACCGAAGGTGTAGCTGATAGGTCCCATTCTAATCCGGAAGTAACATTCAATCATGTAACCGGAGAGGCGGTCGTCACATTCACGGATGTCGAAGCGGGCGACATCGACATCCGCGCGGTCACCATTGACAGTTCCAATGTCGTCAGCGCCGAGTACGACGCGGCGCAGAACAGTCCCGATAATGATACGAGTGGAGAAGTCGCGGTTCTGGCCAACGGCAATTATGTGACCGTCTATCAAGAGACAGACAGTCCGAATGTGGGCATCGAGGCACACATTTTTAACTCGGCAGGATCTGTCATTTCGAACATTCAGGTCACGTCCACAGGCTTTAACCCGCACGTCGCCACCTTAGCTAACGGCAATTTCGTCGTAAGCTGGGAAGACGGCGGGGTAATCAATTACGCCATTCGGACCGCCTCGGGCGGTTCTGTGACTACCGGCACGGTCGCAACCGGAAGTGACTTCGTCAACGAATCCAGGATCGTAGCGCTGCCGGACGGCGGTTTTGTCATCACTTGGGACAACGATACGGATTCGACATTGGAAGCGCAGGCTTTCTTCAGCAACGGGGTTGCAGATGGCAGCGCCTTCGTTGTTGCCGGCAATGAACCGACCACGCCCGACATCAGCGTGACCGGTGACGGGCGCATCCTGTTTACTTGGGTCGAACTGGATTCGGGCGGCGAAATCTTCGCATCGGTATGGGACCCGCGCGATGGCGCAATCGATGCATCCGATTACGATCAGGGGCTGGCCAATTTCGTCGATACCGAAGTGATCTATGGCTACTCGACCACCGGATCGACCATCAACGGCGACGCAGACAGCAATTCGATCTTCGGTTTTGCCGGAAACGATATCATCGACTCCGGGGGCGGCGTGAATATCGTACGTGCGCGTGCTGGTAACGATACGATCTACTCCAGCGGCGACGGGGAATATTATGGCGGCAGCGGTGACGATCTAATCTATGCAGGCCTTACCTTCGCAAGCGAAGTGCTCGACGGTGGCGATGGCATCGATACGGTCGACACCACCACCTGGGACGGAGATTACGTCTTCGATATGGGAACCGGCGACACCAATTACGGTGGTGAGAGCTTCGTCAATTTCGAAAACGCGGTGATGGGGATCGGCAATGACGACGTTACCGGAACCTTCGTCGACAACTCGATAGTCGGCAATGCCGGCAATGATACGCTCGATGGTCGTGCAGGTAACGACTTCCTCGATGGCGGTGCCGGAAACGACACGCTGATCGGGGGTAACGGCACCGACACATTGCTCGGCGGAAACGATAACGACCTGCTGATCGGCAACTTCGGCAGCGACACGCTGAACGGCGGCACCGGCGACGATCGCATCTTCGCAGGCTTTGGCGACGACGTTCTTATCGGAGGCGATGGCCGCGACATTCTTCGCGGCGGCAGTGGCACCGATACGTTGCTGGGCGGCCAGGGCACCGACGAAATGCGCGGTGGCCTCGGCAATGATACGCTATCCGGCGGCCTCGGCATCGATTTCCTCTATGGCGGCGGCGACAACGACACGCTCTTCGGCGAAGAAAGCGACGACACTCTCTATGGGGATGCCGGTGCTGACTCGCTGGACGGCGGCGATGGCGACGACAGTCTCTTTGGCGGCACCGGTAACGACTTCCTCGATGGCGGGGCCGGCTCCGATCTGATGCGCGGCGGCGACGGTGTCGACACGCTCACAGGAGGGTTCGGGGCCGATAACCTCGGCGGCGGCATCGGCGACGATTCGCTGTTCGGCGGCGATGGAAACGACCTGCTACTCGGCGACAACGGTGCCGACCTCATGCGCGGCGGCGCCGGTGCCGACAGGTTGCGCGGCGGGTTCGGCGCCGACAACATCGGTGGCGGTACCGGCACCGATACGCTGACGGGTGGTGGTGGAGCCGACTTGTTCTTCTTCGGCGATGCAACGCACCTCAACAGCACGTTCGCCCTCACCGACACAATCACGGACTTCAGCCAGTCCGACGGTGACACGATTAGTCTGACCGGCATCGACGCCAATACCACGGCTGGCGGCAATCAGGCCTTCTCCTTCGTCGGGGAAAGCGCATTCAGCGGCACCGCCGGCGAACTGCGCTATGCCCAGGCAGGGGGCCAGACGGTGGTGGAGATGGACCGCGACGGCGACGGAGTGGCCGATCTGTACCTGACCCTCGATGGTTTGGTCGATCTCACGGCGGCCGATTTCGTATTGTAA
- a CDS encoding M3 family metallopeptidase, whose protein sequence is MKAQILATAALAALAAGCTTTPGGEIETMAEANEVPQATGYFASESTLPFKAPDFTKISEDDYMPAFEQGMAIHQAEIQAIIDNPAPPTFENTIVALERSGRMLGRVATVFFALTGSNTTDRLDEINTEISPKLTAHSDSITLNPELFARVKAVYDNRAAMTMTPEDAKLLEDTYEGMVHAGAMLTDAQRERVKQINTQLSEVTTEFGQTVRSAMSDQPLIVDTREELAGLSEADIKAAAELAAEKGQPGKFALALQNTTQQPLLPTLENRATREKLFKLSYHRADGQRGFDTRDQVRQIAALRAEKAALFGEPDWATYAMWDRMAEKPETALNFMEQMVPALAATQRREAALLNTAIAADGGDYEVQPWDWYRYANKVKAENFQLDEDAVMEYFQLDKVLEDGVFYAANQLYGLNFEKRTDIPVYHPDVTTYTVFDRDGSELGLFYFDPFQRPSKRGGAWMSNFVDQSDLWGNKPVIYNVLNIPKAPAGEVQLVSFDNVNTLFHEFGHALHGFFADQMYESLSGTATARDFVEYPSQVNEMWATYPSVLSNYAKHYETGETIPTEMIDRIEAASKFNQGYDFGEVVAAALLDMKWSALSPAEAAAIDTPAKVDAFERQALEELGLEIDLVPPRYRSSYFNHIFSGPAGYSAGYYSYLWTEMLDRDSRKWFLDNGGLTRENGDHYRATVLSRGGTMDYYQMFQNFMGRAPEVGPMLEARGLIPGDEAADSEVADDGAATIGDSGTTMPIGN, encoded by the coding sequence ATGAAGGCCCAGATCCTGGCCACCGCCGCCCTCGCCGCACTCGCCGCAGGCTGCACCACCACCCCCGGAGGAGAGATCGAGACCATGGCCGAAGCCAATGAAGTCCCGCAGGCCACCGGCTATTTCGCCAGCGAAAGCACGCTGCCGTTCAAGGCGCCCGATTTCACGAAGATTTCGGAAGACGATTACATGCCCGCCTTCGAGCAGGGCATGGCAATCCACCAGGCCGAAATCCAGGCGATCATCGACAATCCCGCCCCGCCGACCTTCGAGAACACGATTGTCGCGCTCGAGAGATCGGGCCGCATGCTGGGCCGCGTCGCAACGGTTTTCTTCGCGCTGACCGGATCGAACACCACCGATCGGCTGGACGAGATCAACACCGAAATCAGTCCCAAGCTGACCGCCCATTCCGACAGCATCACCCTCAACCCCGAGCTCTTCGCCCGCGTGAAGGCGGTCTACGACAACCGCGCCGCGATGACGATGACGCCCGAAGATGCCAAGCTGCTCGAGGATACCTACGAAGGTATGGTCCATGCAGGCGCCATGCTGACCGATGCGCAGCGTGAACGCGTGAAGCAGATCAACACGCAGCTGTCCGAAGTCACGACCGAGTTTGGCCAGACCGTCCGCTCTGCCATGAGCGACCAGCCGCTGATCGTCGACACGCGCGAGGAGCTGGCGGGCCTGTCGGAAGCCGACATCAAAGCTGCGGCAGAACTTGCCGCAGAGAAGGGCCAGCCGGGCAAGTTCGCCCTCGCCCTGCAAAACACCACGCAGCAGCCGCTCCTGCCGACGCTGGAGAACCGGGCGACGCGTGAGAAGCTGTTCAAGCTGTCCTACCACCGCGCCGACGGCCAGCGCGGGTTCGACACGCGCGACCAGGTTCGCCAGATTGCCGCCCTGCGCGCCGAGAAAGCCGCGCTGTTCGGCGAGCCCGACTGGGCGACCTATGCCATGTGGGATCGCATGGCCGAGAAGCCGGAAACCGCGCTCAACTTCATGGAGCAGATGGTTCCCGCCCTCGCCGCGACCCAGCGGCGCGAAGCGGCCCTGCTGAACACCGCGATCGCAGCGGACGGCGGCGATTACGAAGTCCAGCCGTGGGACTGGTATCGCTATGCCAACAAGGTGAAGGCCGAGAACTTCCAGCTCGATGAAGACGCGGTCATGGAATATTTCCAGCTCGACAAGGTGCTGGAAGACGGCGTGTTCTACGCTGCCAACCAGCTCTACGGGCTCAACTTCGAGAAGCGGACCGACATCCCGGTCTATCACCCGGACGTCACCACCTACACGGTGTTCGACCGCGACGGATCGGAGCTCGGCCTGTTCTATTTCGACCCGTTCCAGCGCCCTTCCAAGCGCGGCGGTGCGTGGATGAGCAACTTCGTCGACCAGAGCGACCTCTGGGGCAACAAGCCCGTCATCTACAATGTGCTGAACATTCCGAAGGCTCCGGCAGGCGAGGTCCAGCTCGTCAGCTTCGACAACGTCAACACGCTGTTCCATGAATTCGGCCATGCGCTGCACGGCTTCTTCGCGGACCAGATGTACGAAAGCCTGTCCGGCACCGCCACGGCGCGCGATTTCGTCGAGTATCCGAGCCAGGTGAACGAGATGTGGGCGACCTATCCTTCGGTCCTCTCGAACTACGCCAAGCACTACGAGACGGGCGAGACCATCCCGACCGAGATGATCGACCGGATCGAAGCCGCGTCGAAGTTCAACCAGGGTTACGACTTCGGCGAAGTTGTCGCAGCGGCCCTGCTGGACATGAAGTGGAGCGCTCTGTCTCCGGCGGAAGCCGCCGCCATCGATACGCCGGCCAAGGTCGATGCGTTCGAGCGCCAGGCGCTGGAAGAACTCGGTCTCGAGATCGACCTCGTGCCGCCGCGCTATCGCAGCAGCTATTTCAACCACATCTTCAGCGGACCCGCCGGCTATTCGGCAGGCTATTACAGCTATCTGTGGACCGAGATGCTCGACCGTGACAGCCGCAAGTGGTTCCTCGACAATGGTGGCCTCACCCGCGAGAACGGCGATCACTATCGCGCCACCGTGCTGAGCCGCGGCGGGACGATGGATTATTACCAGATGTTCCAGAACTTCATGGGCCGCGCGCCCGAAGTCGGCCCGATGCTCGAAGCGCGCGGGCTAATCCCGGGCGACGAGGCGGCCGACAGCGAGGTTGCGGACGACGGCGCTGCGACCATCGGTGATAGCGGGACGACGATGCCGATCGGCAACTGA
- a CDS encoding ABC transporter ATP-binding protein yields the protein MTLTAQNLSIGDRLHDVSLAVEPGQITAICGPNGAGKSTLLEAFAGLLPPDDGAVNLGDSNLAALHPRERAQRIGYLPQAHEIAWDVPVRSLIELGRMPHGDARTEPVEAAIAALDLGPLENRRAQSLSGGETARVLLARVLAGEPAWILADEPLAALDIGHQLALLRHLRDAADQGAGVVLVLHDLAHAMNCADRVIVLSEGRLATDGQPESALDVLALQNVWKIDAHWIGVEGKRALIAR from the coding sequence ATGACGCTGACCGCGCAAAACCTGTCGATTGGCGACCGCCTACACGACGTGTCGCTGGCCGTGGAGCCGGGACAGATCACCGCAATCTGCGGCCCGAACGGTGCAGGCAAATCGACATTGCTCGAGGCGTTTGCGGGTCTGCTCCCGCCGGATGACGGGGCGGTCAATCTCGGCGACAGCAATCTCGCGGCCCTGCACCCGCGTGAGCGCGCACAGCGTATCGGCTATCTCCCACAAGCGCATGAAATTGCGTGGGATGTTCCGGTCCGCAGCCTGATCGAGCTTGGTCGCATGCCGCATGGCGACGCCCGCACGGAGCCGGTCGAGGCCGCCATTGCCGCCCTCGACCTCGGACCACTCGAAAACCGCCGAGCCCAGTCGCTGTCCGGCGGCGAAACCGCCCGGGTATTGCTGGCCCGCGTGCTTGCCGGAGAGCCTGCATGGATCCTCGCAGACGAGCCGCTCGCCGCGTTGGATATCGGGCACCAACTCGCGTTACTGCGCCACTTGCGCGATGCGGCCGACCAAGGCGCGGGCGTGGTGCTGGTACTGCACGATCTCGCTCATGCGATGAATTGTGCCGACCGGGTCATCGTGCTCAGCGAAGGCAGGCTCGCCACTGACGGGCAGCCGGAATCAGCATTGGACGTATTGGCCCTGCAAAACGTCTGGAAAATCGACGCCCATTGGATCGGTGTGGAAGGCAAGCGGGCACTCATCGCACGCTGA
- a CDS encoding GGDEF domain-containing protein, with the protein MTENTLKDQDGLGVCVTRDAAWAAEVRREIISGLADREAHSLPASLVGYSLCLVIATIIGPDIMLIIALLFRPVSIGLTRWACAHLRRTLEAGKPFEAAFRLAGIALSLSGLSWGLLTFPVFALPAVEPAGLALLVLVITGVCMICSMVGLVPWVLVGFACAFALSVLAGSFIASGGSQPALTAAVLLPLIGAVPFGIGQRRQAIRAAEDAVDKLHLHEEVASALHHAEYLSRHDALTGLGNRRALFEDYGNLIQPDGPRTILSIDLDNFKSINDTFGHQAGDEVLVAVADSIRNAMRGVGQRRYSSYRLGGEEFAIVLEQSDESAGRAFAEQLRQTIEQLVPVRDVPHLRISASFGVMGWSGGLPLTTALGQVDKLLYVAKKRGRNCVVARFEERAAA; encoded by the coding sequence GTGACGGAGAACACACTCAAGGATCAGGACGGGCTGGGCGTGTGCGTCACGCGCGATGCCGCCTGGGCGGCAGAAGTTCGCCGCGAAATCATATCCGGTCTGGCGGATCGCGAGGCGCATTCACTTCCTGCGAGCCTGGTCGGCTATTCTCTTTGCCTGGTCATCGCAACGATTATCGGTCCCGATATCATGCTCATCATCGCCCTGCTTTTCAGGCCGGTTTCGATCGGCCTGACGCGCTGGGCGTGCGCCCATCTGCGCCGGACGCTTGAAGCAGGCAAACCTTTCGAAGCCGCTTTCCGGCTGGCCGGGATCGCTCTTTCCCTTTCCGGGCTGTCATGGGGACTGCTGACCTTTCCTGTCTTCGCTTTACCGGCTGTCGAGCCTGCCGGACTGGCGCTGTTGGTGCTGGTTATTACCGGGGTGTGCATGATCTGCTCGATGGTCGGCCTTGTCCCATGGGTTCTGGTCGGCTTCGCCTGCGCTTTCGCACTCTCCGTTCTCGCCGGCAGCTTCATCGCCAGCGGCGGATCGCAGCCGGCGCTCACTGCGGCGGTCCTGCTTCCGCTGATCGGCGCGGTTCCATTCGGTATCGGGCAGCGACGCCAGGCCATTAGGGCCGCCGAAGACGCGGTCGACAAACTTCACCTCCACGAGGAAGTGGCAAGCGCCCTGCACCATGCCGAATATCTCTCGCGCCACGATGCCTTGACCGGCCTCGGCAATCGCCGCGCTTTGTTCGAAGACTACGGAAACCTTATCCAGCCGGACGGCCCAAGAACGATCCTTTCGATCGACCTCGACAATTTCAAATCCATCAACGACACCTTCGGCCACCAGGCGGGCGACGAAGTGCTCGTCGCGGTCGCCGACAGCATCCGCAATGCGATGCGAGGGGTGGGGCAGAGGCGCTACAGCAGCTATCGGCTTGGCGGAGAGGAATTCGCCATCGTGCTCGAACAATCGGACGAAAGCGCGGGCCGCGCCTTTGCCGAACAGCTTCGCCAGACGATCGAGCAACTCGTTCCGGTGCGCGACGTGCCGCATCTGCGCATCTCGGCATCCTTCGGCGTCATGGGGTGGTCGGGCGGATTGCCGCTGACGACGGCGCTCGGCCAGGTGGACAAGCTGCTATATGTGGCCAAAAAGCGGGGCCGCAATTGCGTGGTCGCCCGCTTCGAAGAGCGGGCCGCGGCCTAG
- a CDS encoding FecCD family ABC transporter permease produces MNRAVLIFGLLLAIALPLSLLAGRVWLWPDTTPNAAIILAELRLPRALLAIIVGAGLGAAGAAMQGYLRNPLADPGLFGIAPGAALGAVVALWFGYTASAWLLPLFALLGAGGAMALLAIIAGRTGGIALFTLAGLMVASLAGALTALAISMAPNAFAMSEIVLWLNGALTDRSWREVTLAAPLVGLGVLLLWRSGKPLDALTLGEPVARSLGVNTGALLWMLIAGIGLTVGASVAVAGIIGFVGLIVPHLVRPLTDSRPSQLIVPSALAGALLVLVADSAVRVLPFVTELRLGIALSLLGAPFFLWLLIRMRRGLA; encoded by the coding sequence TTGAACCGCGCGGTGCTGATATTCGGCCTATTGCTTGCGATTGCCTTGCCGCTTTCGCTTCTGGCGGGGCGCGTGTGGCTCTGGCCCGACACCACGCCGAACGCAGCGATCATCCTCGCAGAGCTCCGTTTGCCGCGCGCTTTGCTGGCGATAATCGTCGGGGCAGGCCTGGGTGCGGCAGGGGCGGCGATGCAGGGCTATCTGCGCAACCCTCTCGCCGATCCGGGGCTGTTCGGCATCGCACCAGGCGCGGCGCTGGGAGCGGTCGTGGCGTTGTGGTTCGGCTATACGGCAAGCGCGTGGTTGCTGCCTCTCTTCGCTCTGCTGGGAGCAGGCGGGGCTATGGCGTTGCTGGCTATAATCGCCGGACGCACCGGGGGCATCGCGCTATTCACGCTGGCCGGCCTGATGGTTGCCAGCCTCGCCGGAGCGCTGACGGCGCTGGCGATCAGCATGGCGCCAAACGCCTTCGCCATGAGCGAGATCGTCCTGTGGCTGAACGGCGCCCTCACCGACCGCAGCTGGCGCGAGGTCACGCTGGCCGCGCCGCTGGTCGGGCTCGGTGTGCTGCTCCTGTGGCGTAGCGGCAAACCGCTCGACGCGCTGACTTTGGGCGAGCCGGTCGCCCGGTCGTTGGGCGTGAATACCGGCGCGTTGCTCTGGATGCTGATTGCAGGCATCGGTCTGACCGTCGGTGCAAGCGTGGCGGTTGCCGGGATCATCGGCTTTGTCGGCCTCATCGTGCCGCATCTCGTGCGACCCCTGACCGACAGTCGCCCCTCACAACTGATCGTCCCAAGCGCGCTCGCGGGCGCACTGCTGGTGCTGGTCGCGGACAGCGCGGTGCGGGTCTTGCCTTTCGTAACGGAATTGAGGCTCGGCATCGCGCTGAGCCTGCTGGGCGCGCCGTTCTTCCTTTGGCTTCTGATACGGATGCGCAGGGGGCTCGCATGA
- a CDS encoding GCN5-related N-acetyltransferase: MTRSDLENQWFALTRDEMPSLAQERGWPVHLDHCFQRVLLDNAVGAKWNEEIPAPAYRNAEDAVLEKAIALGRSAISGDEDLAELNNNSLAWRGKAKAA; encoded by the coding sequence ATGACCCGATCCGATCTCGAAAACCAATGGTTTGCGCTCACTCGCGATGAAATGCCCAGCCTCGCGCAAGAACGCGGCTGGCCGGTGCATCTCGACCATTGTTTCCAGCGTGTCCTGCTGGACAATGCCGTTGGCGCGAAATGGAACGAGGAGATTCCCGCGCCCGCCTATCGCAATGCCGAGGATGCCGTTCTGGAGAAAGCCATAGCGCTGGGCCGTTCGGCCATTTCGGGTGATGAAGATCTGGCCGAACTCAACAACAACTCACTGGCGTGGCGGGGAAAAGCGAAAGCTGCCTAG
- a CDS encoding helical backbone metal receptor, producing the protein MIRLLLALALLLAGCASEGPVRTPDLGGPTIVSLNPCTDAILAEVAAPGQLLAISHYSKNPRATSMEPADAARYRATGGTVEEILALDPDVVVASSFIAPATRAALEDLGVEVVTFGAASTVEESLDQVRALAQLAGDTTAGERLAARIDEALSRVNAEEQSIEAALWQPGGIVPGERALISDLLRRTGFTSYGEARGLAQADFLALEQVVADPPEVLLVAGNDNGQRHPVLDQLPGMQREIFETRLLYCGGPTIIRAAKRLAEIRRSVS; encoded by the coding sequence GTGATCCGGCTGCTGCTTGCGCTGGCCCTGCTGCTCGCCGGATGCGCGAGCGAGGGGCCGGTGCGGACGCCCGATCTTGGAGGGCCGACTATCGTCAGCCTCAACCCCTGCACCGACGCGATCCTCGCCGAGGTCGCAGCGCCCGGCCAGCTGCTCGCGATCTCGCATTACAGCAAGAATCCGCGCGCGACCTCGATGGAGCCGGCGGATGCCGCCCGCTACCGCGCCACGGGCGGTACGGTCGAAGAGATCCTCGCGCTCGATCCCGATGTCGTGGTCGCAAGCAGCTTCATTGCCCCCGCGACGCGCGCTGCGCTGGAGGATCTGGGCGTCGAAGTCGTGACCTTCGGAGCGGCGAGCACGGTCGAGGAAAGTCTCGATCAGGTGCGTGCGCTAGCCCAACTAGCGGGCGACACGACAGCAGGGGAGCGCCTTGCAGCGCGCATCGATGAGGCCCTTAGTCGCGTGAACGCGGAGGAGCAGTCCATCGAAGCGGCCTTGTGGCAGCCGGGCGGCATCGTTCCCGGCGAGCGCGCGCTGATCAGCGACCTGTTGCGCCGCACAGGCTTCACCAGCTACGGCGAGGCTCGCGGACTTGCTCAGGCAGACTTCCTCGCGCTGGAGCAGGTGGTCGCCGACCCACCGGAGGTCTTGCTGGTGGCCGGTAACGATAATGGTCAGCGTCATCCCGTCCTCGACCAGCTTCCCGGCATGCAGCGCGAGATTTTCGAGACGCGCCTGCTCTATTGCGGCGGCCCGACCATCATTCGCGCAGCCAAGCGGCTGGCCGAAATCCGGCGGAGCGTCTCTTGA
- the thpR gene encoding RNA 2',3'-cyclic phosphodiesterase, whose amino-acid sequence MTHRLFIALRPPPPVRDRLIDSMDGVTGARWQDDDQLHLTLRYVGEVDRHCANDLAEALGGLRMPCFEIELVGTGAFERKGKPHLIWAGVAPNEALRRLQKKIERICQSAGIEAEHRKFMPHVTLARLNSSSGPVGSFLADTATTRFGSWNATSFGLFESHLREQGSLYTEVVDYPLGAVA is encoded by the coding sequence ATGACCCACCGCCTGTTCATTGCTCTGCGCCCTCCGCCTCCCGTCCGTGATAGATTGATTGACAGCATGGACGGAGTGACAGGCGCGCGCTGGCAGGATGACGACCAGTTGCACCTGACGTTGCGATATGTCGGGGAGGTCGACAGGCACTGCGCCAACGATCTTGCCGAAGCACTCGGCGGCTTGCGCATGCCGTGTTTCGAAATCGAGCTGGTCGGTACGGGCGCGTTCGAACGCAAGGGTAAACCGCACCTGATCTGGGCGGGTGTCGCGCCGAACGAGGCACTCCGGCGTCTGCAGAAGAAGATCGAACGGATTTGCCAAAGCGCGGGGATCGAGGCCGAACACCGCAAGTTCATGCCCCACGTCACTCTGGCCCGGCTCAATTCGTCCAGCGGCCCGGTCGGTAGCTTCCTTGCCGACACTGCAACCACCCGGTTCGGTAGCTGGAACGCGACCTCTTTCGGCCTGTTCGAGAGCCACTTGCGCGAGCAAGGATCGCTCTACACCGAAGTTGTCGATTATCCGCTCGGCGCGGTAGCCTGA